One Desulfovibrio fairfieldensis genomic window carries:
- a CDS encoding septal ring lytic transglycosylase RlpA family protein, with protein sequence MNKAFRALRVCLALLLCAALLSGCGSRSWRKGGVPGSKPYTVRGKTYYPLKSAHGFVEVGTASWYGPGFHGKKTANGERYNQYAMTAAHKILPLGTKVRVTHLGNGRSIIVRVNDRGPFVDDRVIDLSRSAATRLNMMGTGTARVRVQSLGGIPQLRENGDMSGPFYVQVGAFADKNNAYKLINILTRSGHKGRLEFGSNNMWNVQVGPWQDSNGAQQMLDLFRALYPHAFVVGGN encoded by the coding sequence ATGAACAAGGCCTTTCGCGCGCTGCGGGTCTGCCTGGCACTCCTGCTCTGCGCGGCCCTGTTGTCCGGCTGCGGCTCGCGTTCCTGGCGCAAGGGCGGCGTACCGGGCAGCAAGCCCTACACCGTGCGCGGCAAGACCTATTATCCCCTCAAATCCGCCCACGGCTTTGTGGAAGTGGGCACAGCCTCCTGGTACGGACCGGGCTTTCACGGCAAAAAAACCGCTAACGGCGAGCGCTACAATCAATACGCCATGACAGCGGCCCACAAGATCCTGCCATTAGGCACCAAGGTGCGCGTCACCCATCTGGGCAACGGCCGTTCCATCATTGTGCGGGTCAACGACCGGGGCCCCTTTGTGGACGACCGCGTCATCGATCTCTCGCGCAGCGCGGCCACGCGCCTGAACATGATGGGCACGGGCACGGCCAGAGTGCGCGTCCAGAGCCTGGGCGGCATTCCCCAACTGCGGGAGAACGGCGACATGAGCGGCCCCTTCTATGTGCAGGTGGGAGCCTTTGCCGACAAGAACAACGCCTACAAACTGATCAATATCCTGACCCGGTCCGGCCACAAGGGCCGCCTGGAGTTCGGCAGCAACAACATGTGGAACGTGCAGGTGGGCCCCTGGCAGGATTCCAACGGCGCGCAGCAGATGCTGGACCTGTTCAGAGCTCTCTACCCCCACGCCTTTGTGGTGGGGGGAAACTGA
- the dsrB gene encoding dissimilatory-type sulfite reductase subunit beta, with amino-acid sequence MAFISTGYNPQKPMEGRISDIGPHKYDDYFPPMIKKNFGKWLYHEILEPGVLMHVAESGDKVYTVRVGGARTMSITHIRELCDIADKYCGGYLRWTTRNNIEFMVDDEATMKALRDDLNSRKFPGGSFKFPVGGTGACVCNMIHTQGWVHCHTPATDASGPVKCVMDALFDEFDHMRMPAPVRVSLACCINMCGAVHCSDIGLVGIHRKPPMIDHEWADQLCEIPLAVAACPTAAVRPTKVEHNGEKVNSIAIKEDRCMYCGNCYTMCPALPIADSEGDGIAIMVGGKVSNRISMPKFSKVVVGYIPNEPPRWPSLTKTVKHIVEVYAANAEKYERLGEWAERIGWESFFKLTGLEFTHHLIDDFRDSAYYTWRQSTQFKF; translated from the coding sequence ATGGCTTTTATTTCTACCGGGTACAATCCCCAGAAACCCATGGAAGGCCGTATCTCCGACATCGGCCCTCATAAGTACGACGACTATTTCCCGCCGATGATCAAAAAGAACTTCGGCAAGTGGCTCTATCATGAAATTCTGGAGCCCGGCGTACTGATGCATGTGGCCGAAAGCGGCGACAAGGTCTACACCGTGCGCGTCGGCGGCGCCCGTACCATGTCCATCACCCACATCCGTGAGTTGTGCGACATCGCCGACAAGTACTGCGGCGGCTATCTGCGTTGGACCACCCGTAACAACATTGAATTCATGGTGGACGACGAAGCCACCATGAAGGCCCTGCGCGACGACCTGAACTCCCGCAAGTTCCCCGGCGGTTCCTTCAAGTTCCCCGTGGGCGGCACGGGCGCCTGCGTCTGCAACATGATCCACACCCAGGGCTGGGTGCACTGCCACACGCCCGCCACCGACGCTTCCGGCCCGGTGAAATGCGTGATGGACGCCCTGTTCGACGAGTTCGATCACATGCGCATGCCCGCACCCGTGCGCGTGTCCCTGGCCTGCTGCATCAACATGTGCGGCGCCGTGCACTGCTCGGACATCGGCCTGGTGGGCATCCACCGCAAACCGCCCATGATCGACCACGAATGGGCCGACCAGCTCTGTGAAATTCCGCTGGCCGTGGCCGCCTGCCCGACGGCCGCCGTGCGTCCCACCAAGGTGGAGCACAACGGCGAGAAGGTGAATTCCATCGCCATCAAGGAAGACCGTTGCATGTACTGCGGCAACTGCTACACCATGTGCCCGGCCCTGCCCATCGCTGACAGCGAGGGCGACGGCATCGCCATCATGGTGGGCGGCAAGGTTTCCAACCGCATCTCCATGCCCAAGTTCTCCAAGGTGGTCGTGGGCTACATCCCCAACGAACCGCCGCGCTGGCCCAGCCTGACCAAGACCGTGAAGCACATTGTCGAGGTCTACGCGGCCAACGCCGAAAAATACGAACGTCTGGGCGAATGGGCCGAGCGCATCGGCTGGGAAAGCTTCTTCAAGCTGACCGGCCTTGAGTTCACCCACCACCTCATCGACGACTTCCGCGATTCCGCCTATTACACCTGGCGTCAAAGCACCCAGTTCAAGTTCTAG
- the dsrA gene encoding dissimilatory-type sulfite reductase subunit alpha, translating into MAKYATPKLDELESGPWPSFVSDIKQEAAARAKNPKGLDYQIPADCPEDLLGVLELSYNDKETHWKHGGIVGVFGYGGGVIGRYCDQPEQFPGVAHFHTMRVAQPAGKYYDTKFLRDLCDIWDLRGSGLTNMHGSTGDIVLLGTQTVQLEEVFHELTHKMNVDLGGSGSNLRTPEACLGQSRCEYACYNTQDMCYQLTMDYQDELHRPAFPYKFKFKFDGCPNGCVCAMARSDFAVVGTWKDDIKIDQEKVKAYLAGEIKPNAGAHAGRDWGKFDIQKEVIDRCPSQCMKWDGSKLSIKTADCVRCMHCINTMPQALHIGDERGASILVGAKAPVVDGAQMGSLLVPFISCEAPYDDVKEVIEKIWDWWMEEGKNRERVGETMKRLSFQKLLEVTDTPAMPCQVKAPRANPFIFFKEEEVPGGWNRDLAEFRKRHQR; encoded by the coding sequence ATGGCGAAATATGCAACCCCCAAGTTGGACGAGCTTGAAAGCGGCCCTTGGCCGAGCTTTGTGTCCGACATTAAACAGGAAGCGGCCGCGCGGGCCAAAAATCCCAAGGGTCTTGACTATCAGATCCCGGCGGACTGCCCCGAAGACCTGCTGGGCGTGTTGGAGCTTTCCTACAACGACAAGGAAACCCACTGGAAACACGGCGGCATCGTGGGCGTGTTCGGTTACGGCGGCGGCGTTATCGGCCGTTACTGCGACCAGCCCGAACAGTTCCCCGGCGTGGCCCACTTCCACACCATGCGTGTGGCCCAGCCCGCCGGCAAATACTATGACACCAAGTTCCTGCGCGACCTGTGCGACATCTGGGATCTGCGCGGTTCCGGCCTGACCAACATGCACGGTTCCACGGGCGACATCGTGCTGCTGGGCACCCAGACCGTCCAGCTGGAAGAAGTCTTCCACGAGCTGACCCACAAGATGAACGTGGACCTCGGCGGTTCCGGTTCCAACCTGCGCACGCCCGAAGCCTGCCTCGGACAGTCCCGCTGTGAGTACGCCTGCTACAATACGCAGGATATGTGCTATCAGCTGACCATGGACTACCAGGACGAGCTGCACCGCCCGGCTTTCCCCTACAAGTTCAAATTCAAATTCGACGGCTGCCCCAACGGCTGCGTCTGCGCCATGGCCCGTTCCGACTTCGCCGTGGTGGGCACCTGGAAGGACGACATCAAGATCGACCAGGAAAAGGTCAAAGCCTACCTGGCCGGCGAAATCAAACCCAACGCGGGTGCGCATGCCGGGCGCGACTGGGGCAAGTTCGACATCCAGAAGGAAGTCATTGACCGTTGCCCCAGCCAGTGCATGAAGTGGGACGGTTCCAAGCTCTCCATCAAGACTGCCGACTGCGTGCGCTGCATGCACTGCATCAACACCATGCCCCAGGCCCTGCACATCGGCGACGAGCGCGGCGCCAGCATTCTGGTGGGCGCCAAGGCCCCGGTGGTGGACGGCGCGCAGATGGGTTCGCTGCTTGTTCCCTTCATCTCCTGTGAAGCCCCCTATGACGATGTCAAAGAAGTCATCGAAAAGATCTGGGATTGGTGGATGGAAGAAGGCAAAAACCGCGAGCGCGTGGGCGAAACCATGAAGCGCCTCTCCTTCCAGAAGCTGCTGGAAGTCACCGACACGCCGGCCATGCCCTGCCAGGTGAAAGCGCCTCGTGCCAATCCCTTCATCTTCTTTAAGGAAGAGGAAGTGCCCGGCGGCTGGAATCGCGATCTCGCCGAATTCCGTAAACGCCATCAACGCTAG
- a CDS encoding YiiX family permuted papain-like enzyme has translation MLREEKISRPRFFLFFLTGLLLAVLLAAMPDRRPVAAAIAPEVREGDIIFHASTSSQSALIRLLTRSPYTHCGLVMRHKGRWLVLEAVQPVKLTPLAAWTARGAGGHYVLKRLKNADAALTPDVLERMRRLGLGMLGRAYDRQFRWSDAKLYCSELVWKLYRRGAGITLCKPQHFRDFNPARPSLAGEAARRYGKNMPPPDEPVVTPAALYDSPLLRIVREE, from the coding sequence ATGCTTCGTGAAGAAAAAATATCGCGGCCGCGTTTCTTTCTTTTCTTTCTCACCGGACTGCTTCTGGCAGTGCTGCTCGCGGCGATGCCGGACCGGCGGCCCGTTGCCGCCGCGATCGCGCCGGAGGTCCGGGAGGGGGACATCATTTTTCACGCCTCCACCTCGTCCCAGAGCGCGCTCATCCGCCTGCTGACCCGTTCGCCGTATACCCACTGCGGCCTTGTGATGCGCCACAAGGGGCGCTGGCTGGTGCTGGAGGCGGTGCAGCCGGTGAAGCTTACGCCCCTGGCGGCCTGGACGGCGCGCGGCGCGGGCGGGCATTATGTGCTTAAACGCCTCAAGAATGCGGACGCCGCGCTCACGCCCGACGTGTTGGAGCGCATGCGGCGTCTTGGCCTGGGCATGCTGGGCCGGGCTTATGACCGGCAGTTTCGCTGGTCCGACGCGAAACTATACTGCTCGGAACTGGTCTGGAAACTCTATCGTCGCGGCGCGGGCATCACCCTTTGCAAACCGCAGCATTTCAGAGATTTTAATCCGGCGCGGCCCTCCTTGGCCGGAGAGGCCGCCCGCCGCTACGGGAAAAACATGCCGCCGCCGGACGAGCCCGTGGTCACGCCAGCGGCCCTGTATGACAGCCCCCTGCTGCGCATAGTGCGGGAGGAATAG
- a CDS encoding dissimilatory sulfite reductase D family protein, whose product MADDKEIVVEFLKSKSAAKSKFYFKDFLELFPDRGPRDVKKVLTKLINEEVLEFWSSGSTSMYGLKGAGKQSHAEGED is encoded by the coding sequence ATGGCTGACGATAAAGAGATTGTTGTTGAATTTCTGAAAAGCAAATCCGCGGCCAAGTCCAAGTTCTACTTCAAGGACTTTCTGGAACTCTTTCCGGACAGGGGCCCCCGCGACGTGAAAAAAGTCCTCACCAAGCTGATCAATGAGGAAGTGCTGGAATTCTGGTCCTCCGGCTCCACCAGCATGTACGGCCTGAAGGGTGCGGGCAAGCAGTCGCACGCCGAGGGCGAAGACTAG